The Plodia interpunctella isolate USDA-ARS_2022_Savannah chromosome 8, ilPloInte3.2, whole genome shotgun sequence genome window below encodes:
- the LOC128672079 gene encoding transmembrane protein 39A — translation MSCTENESGPFVIFFVPAVVGCLTILLARRWANSQVTGSSSTAVSRRRKIIKDPLVKRPLPPIATKMVAPGSKKSSVTKKSSLPVSEEDMNNTGKRVGRSRLQPASATVASDIKLADGPMPPKHIPFPYIPQDGTLLFESMTFVFTLVATGLQFLNLYRTAWWLPHSYTTQAMNFYLIDPHLVAFIVTIICRRLLLTVSLAVLRSFLAPKLMPHAIIATRMFILGVVLGALAWCTYFMVLKFPLLKIFFLCYPVIIYFLLFGFQLGPFLELNNSESPPLHCCSHDPQQIKAEVEVLREDFNLRVKKILFNSIVGAYYSSFIPCCFAQSYLYYDVYSSSQQTAFVWGGLFGRFASQLLGAAHCDLAHRAALHLRSDAPSADDAQHARFHAVFINPSVLLCMLLCLQLSLIVLQLCLLFSSIAWHNFLSIIILLFINYYTLFKMMRDYLVAWKVYRAEYIIQDKNGPLPGLN, via the exons ATGAGTTGTACGGAAAATGAAAGTGGCCCTTTTGTCATATTCTTCGTGCCGGCAGTCGTTGGCTGCTTGACCATACTCCTGGCCAGGCGTTGGGCAAATTCGCAAGTGACTGGTAGTTCATCTACTGCAGTGTCCAGGCGGCGAAAGATCATTAAAGATCCGCTCGTGAAGCGGCCTCTGCCGCCAATTGCTACAAAGATGGTGGCACCTGGATCCAAAAAGAGCTCAGTGACTAAAAAG TCCTCACTCCCAGTTTCTGAAGAAGATATGAACAATACTGGAAAACGCGTTGGGCGATCTCGTCTTCAGCCAGCGTCTGCGACGGTCGCTTCAGATATTAAGTTAGCTGATGGCCCTATGCCACCAAAACATATTCCATTCCCATACATACCTCAGGATGGGACATTGTTGTTTGAATCCATGACTTTTGTCTTCACTTTGGTGGCAACAGGATTGCAGTTCTTGAATCTGTATAGGACTGCCTGGTGGCTGCCACATTCCTATACTACACAGGCCATG AATTTCTACCTTATAGATCCTCATCTTGTGGCATTTATTGTGACAATAATATGTCGGAGACTACTGCTGACTGTGTCATTGGCAGTGTTGAGGTCTTTCCTTGCTCCAAAACTTATGCCACATGCCATTATAGCAACCAG AATGTTCATACTAGGCGTGGTATTGGGCGCGCTGGCTTGGTGCACATACTTCATGGTACTCAAGTTCCCACTTctgaaaatattctttttgtgCTATCC CGTGATAATATACTTCCTGCTGTTTGGCTTCCAATTGGGCCCGTTCCTGGAGCTGAACAACTCTGAGTCTCCTCCGCTGCACTGCTGCAGTCACGATCCGCAGCAAATCAAGGCTGAGGTGGAAGTGTTGAGGGAAGACTTCAACTTGAGAGTCAAGAAGATACTGTTCAACTCCATCGTTGGGGCATACTATTCGAGTTTTATTCCGTGTTGTTTTGCACAG TCGTACTTGTACTACGACGTGTACTCGTCGTCGCAGCAGACCGCGTTCGTGTGGGGCGGCCTGTTCGGGCGCTTCGCCAGCCAGCTGCTGGGCGCCGCGCACTGCGACCTCGCGCACCGCGCCGCGCTGCATCTGCGCTCAG ACGCGCCGAGCGCCGACGACGCGCAGCACGCCAGGTTCCAC GCGGTTTTCATAAACCCTTCAGTGTTGCTGTGTATGCTCCTGTGCCTGCAGCTGTCACTCATAGTGCTTCAACTGTGCCTGTTATTCAGCTCCATAGCATGGCACAACTTCTTATCGATAATAATACTACTATTCATAAACTACTACACCTTATTTAAAATGATGCGTGATTATCTAGTCGCGTGGAAAGTGTACAGAGCAGAATATATAATCCAGGATAAAAATGGACCCCTCCCTGGTCTAAACTAA
- the CysRS-m gene encoding probable cysteine--tRNA ligase, mitochondrial yields the protein MRKLLPVFCRKLSHVCSLKPYKETKWLMPNGNPTGIYIYNCVADQRVPVILSDPHVATWYSCGPTVYDSAHIGHASCYVKLDIVQRILKSFFNIKLVTAMGVTDIDDKIIKKGNDTNTDFRVIAKQYEHEFWKDMTSLNVEKPMIITRVSEHMTCIEHFVQKIIHSEMAYVAGDGSVYFDTSKFPAYGKLQKMQDSGEPTSSNKRNKMDFALWKGQKPGEPSWDVTWGKGRPGWHIECSAMVSKVFGSQLDFHAGGIDLQFPHHENEEAQSCAFHKTRQWANYWIHVGHLHVSGDVKMSKSLKNTISITDLLNSYSSDTFRMACLMSNYRYPMEYNDQVMKTAENVFNKFKFFLKDAEVYVNNTSFESGDYKYKLLKDLQKVEENNIEVLKADFDTAACISNLQDLIQNTNQIMKLDTNGYYPVPVLLIADYITSVLKKFGLSLKQSSQDSVSNSLIDTLVEFRQAVRQNALSRKDKELLSACDVVRDTMKSSKVQINDSNKGPSWVFIK from the coding sequence ATGAGAAAACTACTACCTGTATTCTGCAGAAAATTGTCCCATGTTTGCAGTTTAAAACCTTACAAGGAGACTAAATGGCTCATGCCGAATGGGAACCCTAcaggtatttatatttacaactgTGTAGCCGATCAGCGCGTGCCTGTTATTCTTAGTGACCCTCACGTTGCTACATGGTACTCCTGTGGCCCTACAGTATACGATTCGGCGCATATAGGACACGCAAgttgttatgtaaaattagACATCGTGCAACGAATATTGAAATCTTTCTTCAATATAAAGCTTGTGACCGCTATGGGCGTCACGGACATTGAtgataagataataaaaaagggtAACGACACGAATACAGACTTTAGAGTGATAGCAAAACAATATGAGCACGAATTCTGGAAAGATATGACAAGTTTAAATGTGGAAAAACCTATGATAATCACCAGGGTATCAGAACATATGACCTGTATAGAACATTTTGTGCAGAAAATTATACACTCTGAGATGGCATATGTAGCAGGTGATGGATCTGTATACTTTGATACTAGTAAGTTTCCTGCTTATggaaaattacagaaaatgcAAGATTCTGGTGAACCAACTAGTAGTAATAAGCGTAACAAAATGGATTTTGCTCTATGGAAAGGTCAAAAACCTGGGGAGCCCAGTTGGGATGTTACTTGGGGAAAAGGAAGACCTGGGTGGCATATAGAATGCTCTGCAATGGTCAGTAAGGTGTTTGGCTCTCAGCTAGATTTCCATGCAGGAGGTATTGATCTACAGTTCCCTCATCATGAGAATGAGGAGGCCCAATCTTGTGCTTTCCACAAAACTAGGCAATGGGCAAACTACTGGATACACGTGGGCCATTTACATGTGTCTGGAGATGTGAAAATGTCAAAGTCActgaaaaatacaatatctatCACAGATTTGCTAAACTCTTACAGTTCAGATACTTTCCGGATGGCTTGTCTCATGTCCAACTACAGATACCCAATGGAATATAATGATCAGGTCATGAAAACAGCCGAGAATGTcttcaataaattcaaattctttttGAAAGATGCTGAAGTATATGTAAACAATACTTCTTTTGAAAGTGGTGACTATAAGTACAAATTACTAAAAGATTTACAGAAagtagaagaaaataatatagaggTGTTAAAAGCAGACTTTGATACTGCTGCTTGCATTAGTAACCTTCAAGATTTAATCCAGAATACTAATCAAATTATGAAACTGGATACAAATGGATATTATCCAGTACCAGTGCTGTTAATTGCAGATTACATCACTAGTGTTCTTAAAAAGTTTGGTCTAAGTTTGAAGCAATCTTCACAAGATAGTGTATCGAATTCCTTGATTGACACATTGGTTGAATTCCGCCAAGCAGTCCGGCAAAATGCATTGAGTAGAAAGGACAAGGAACTATTGAGTGCATGTGATGTGGTGAGAGATACAATGAAGTCAAGTAAAGTTCAAATCAATGACAGTAATAAAGGTCCATCTTGGGTTTTCATTAAgtga
- the LOC128672095 gene encoding LYR motif-containing protein 2: MSKLPKAALSLKQFMLRQEVLKLYRDIFRTLRLVSDEATRKELRDWARTDFRNNKHHQDETTIKAMLHYGKKSLKDLQSSLALSKS, encoded by the exons atgtCGAAACTTCCCAAAGCTGCTCTCAGTTTAAAACAA TTTATGTTACGTCAAGAAGTGTTAAAATTATACCGTGATATTTTCCGGACATTAAGGTTAGTATCAGATGAAGCAACTCGAAAAGAGTTGAGGGATTGGGCTAGGACAGACTTTAGAAACAATAAACACCATCAGGATGAAACAACAATCAAAGCCATGCTGCATTATGGGAAGAAGTCATTGAAGGATTTACAAAGCTCACTCGCTCTCAGTAAAAGCTGA
- the LOC128672081 gene encoding uncharacterized protein LOC128672081 produces the protein MRSFQCVIIMYIHQLCGAKDTLPLFILDYDNNLGELMVDTNPFATISSAIFGEIVEDAVKHCSVIIIFVEDQFCTEDVSGKDKLGTPYVNLRTALLQNKVKYLPNVVNPLSVLFRFMPPAESNAFVLRSGEPIQIPEGLPFYYIYFNDYDGSRVETLRRHDVIMHDIFEETRIISSTALGIYTGRHNPIVLAKYGRGGQSTLKNQMYMPQRGVYLASEGALFHFVGLSIEMATHKRRAEFKDVPNVASELRSVTSPDTEHLRTNIEYQGLQIKFSFRLSEEFWTLDNVTLIDGGEDMGTTVLGVNVPIGRSYYCNEPLIIVNENDKSYVRIPEYQVQPFRARARRVPEDVVPFQGPPPPGPMNPSNPAWIAQAVANSSNTNFSSATKCNPYFNVRILTGLVVTGVCLSILFVGISVLYNCSGNDHFDDPLAKQLVIAASE, from the exons ATGCGTTCGTTTCAATGTGTGATAATCATGTATATTCACCAATTATGTGGCGCAAAAGACACGCTtcccttatttattttggattaCGACAACAATTTGGGGGAATTGATGGTTGACACGAATCCGTTCGCGACCATCAGTAGCGCTATATTCGGCGAAATCGTGGAAGACGCGGTAAAGCATTGCTCCGTGATAATAATTTTCGTCGAAGATCAATTTTGTACCGAAGATGTGAGTGGTAAAGACAAATTGGGGACTCCATACGTCAATTTAAGGACCGCGTTATtgcaaaataaagttaaatatttgccAAACGTTGTAAATCCATTGAGTGTACTCTTTCGTTTCATGCCGCCTGCTGAATCCAATGCTTTTGTGTTGAGGAGCGGAGAACCAATCCAGATACCTGAAGGATTGcctttttactatatatactttaatgacTATGATGGTTCGAGGGTGGAGACTTTACGCCGTCATGACGTCATAATGCATGACATTTTTGAAGAAACTCGAATTATTTCGTCAACCGCTCTCGGCATATATACAGGCAGACATAATCCAATCGTGCTGGCCAAATATGGCCGTGGTGGGCAatcaactttaaaaaatcaaatgtatATGCCACAGCGGGGAGTGTATTTGGCGTCAGAGGGAGCTCTTTTCCATTTTGTCG GTTTGAGTATAGAAATGGCAACACATAAGCGCCGTGCTGAGTTTAAAGACGTTCCGAACGTAGCGTCCGAGCTGCGCTCCGTGACGAGCCCCGACACGGAGCACCTCCGAACCAACATCGAGTACCAGGGTTTGCAGATCAAGTTCTCCTTTAGATTGTCCGAGGAATTCTGGACCCTTG ACAATGTGACGCTGATCGACGGCGGCGAAGACATGGGCACCACCGTTCTGGGCGTGAACGTTCCGATCGGCAGGTCCTACTACTGTAATGAACCGCTAATCATTGTCAACGAGAATGATAAGAGCTACGTCAGAATCCCTGAGTACCAG GTTCAGCCGTTTAGGGCCAGGGCACGCCGTGTCCCAGAAGACGTTG TTCCTTTCCAAGGACCGCCCCCGCCGGGCCCAATGAATCCATCAAACCCGGCTTGGATTGCGCAGGCGGTCGCCAACTCATCCAATACGAATTTCAGTAGCGCCACAAAATGCAACCCATACTTCAATGTAAGAATTCTGACAGGTTTAGTGGTCACGGGCGTGTGCTTGAGTATTCTGTTTGTCGGCATTTCCGTCTTGTACAATTGTTCAGGCAACGACCATTTTGACGACCCTCTTGCCAAGCAGCTTGTGATTGCTGCTTCGGAGTAG
- the LOC128672096 gene encoding cytochrome c oxidase assembly factor 5 — MVTTFGPDEVGLEDKTTCAAIRADLKTCLLQSDCCRKDKKSPRECLKLGIVPDECLQLRKIFFECKRSLLDNRRRFRGHRGY; from the exons ATGGTTACCACATTTGGCCCCGACGAAGTTGGACTGGAAGACAAGACCACTTGTGCTGCAATCAGAGCCGATCTCAAGACATGTCTTCTGCAAAGTGATTGCTGCAGAAAg GATAAGAAATCTCCTAGAGAATGTCTTAAGCTAGGCATAGTGCCAGACGAGTGTCTTCAactacgaaaaatattttttgaatgtaAGCGATCATTG TTGGACAACCGGAGGCGCTTCAGAGGACATCGGGGATACTAA
- the S2P gene encoding membrane-bound transcription factor site-2 protease yields MSFVVLCSFALAFYVVIWFFDSFFKSCMHYPYYTFLEGTGLKVGILNFSWTTTAFNRFIYRWSKNLSRILKKWFTCGYLFTVWIFLPFALWTLLSFIYEHFYETIQLNSVPEVKAILPGVNIPTSDFWVYFLAIGLSSIFHELGHAMAAAQEDVQLLAIGVYVFTIIPVAFVHLNTDHLNNLAITKRLRIYCAGVWHNVVVAFIALLMFFSAPILFSIAYESEVGVRVTGFTDDSPLKDLRGLEMEDIITSVNGCEVKCASDWSYCLHLAHERFGICTSAEFIAQNDEILMETVKENDVVECCPKDNLFSFCFEYMEPKVGGDSVLPGQYSCLKPRDMIKKKISKCSDAGGYSCPRGTHCMKPSLNNVTYLLVIERKKKNPVLYLGLPYDLYKTVFIDQYFPRIKLFSLFSPTQFEKLLRYIFIFSMGIGFLNTLPCYGTDGHHIARNIIQIIAKCLNRNGDFITFFTVFTVVVGTGVTGPVLIYLFYKSVSEN; encoded by the exons ATGTCTTTCGTAGTGCTGTGCTCTTTTGCCTTAGCTTTTTACGTCGTCATTTGGTTCTTTGATTCATTCTTCAAG AGCTGTATGCACTACCCATATTATACATTCTTAGAAGGAACTGGACTGAAAGTCGGGATATTGAATTTTTCATGGACCACAACAGCCTTCAATCGGTTTATTTATCGTTGGAGCAAAAACCTATCGCGCATTCTTAAAAAGTGGTTTACTTGTGGATACCTGTTTACTGTTTGGATCTTCCTACCATTCGCATTGTGgactttattatcatttatatatgAACATTTTTACGAAACCATCCAGTTGAATAGTGTTCCAGAAGTGAAGGCCATTCTGCCGGGGGTAAACATACCAACGTCTGATTTCTGGGTGTACTTCCTTGCTATTGGACTGAGCAGTATATTTCATGAGCTCGGGCATGCAATGGCAGCTGCACAAGAAGATGTACAGTTACTTGCAATTGGAGTATATGTGTTTACAATCATTCCTGTTGCATTTGTGCACCTCAATACagatcatttaaataatttggcTATCACCAAAAGACTGAGAATATACTGTGCTGGAGTATGGCATAATGTTGTTGTGGCGTTTATAGCTCTACTCATGTTTTTCTCAGCTCCTATTTTGTTCAGCATAGCATATGAGAGTGAAGTCGGAGTGAGAGTAACAGGTTTTACTGATGACTCTCCATTGAAAGATCTCAGAGGGTTAGAAATGGAGGATATTATTACTTCTGTGAATGGATGTGAGGTAAAGTGTGCCAGTGATTGGTCATACTGCTTACACTTGGCCCATGAAAGATTTGGGATATGTACTAGCGCAGAATTTATTGCCCAAAATGATGAGATCTTGATGGAGACTGTTAAGGAAAATGATGTGGTAGAGTGTTGTCCGaaagacaatttatttagtttctgtTTTGAATACATGGAGCCCAAAGTTGGGGGAGATTCAGTGTTACCCGGACAGTACTCATGTCTAAAGCCTCGAGATatgattaagaaaaaaatcagcAAATGTAGTGATGCAGGTGGTTATTCATGTCCTAGAGGGACCCATTGCATGAAACCTTCATTGAATAATGTCACATATTTACTAGTAATTGAGAGGAAGAAGAAAAATCCTGTACTTTATTTAGGACTGCCATATGATTTGTACAAAACAGTTTTTATAGACCAATACTTTCCAAGAATAAAACTGTTTTCATTGTTCTCTCCTACTCAATTTGAGAAACTTTtgaggtatatttttatattctcaaTGGGTATAGGCTTTTTAAACACTTTACCTTGTTATGGGACTGATGGTCATCACATAGCAAGGAACATTATCCAGATCATAGCAAAATGTTTGAACAGAAATGGTGACTTCATAACGTTTTTCACAGTATTTACAGTAGTGGTGGGGACGGGGGTTACAGGACCTgtgttgatatatttattctacaaATCTGTCTCAGAAAATTGA